Sequence from the Fusobacterium perfoetens genome:
AAATCAGAAAATGATATAATTTTTGAAAAGAAACATATGTTTGCACTTATTGGGGCAGTAATAGCTTTTGGTGTTCAGCTTAAAACAGGTTCTCTTCCTTTGGGAGCTTTATTTGCTTTGATGTTTATGGCTATTACAAATGTTATTCCTTGGAAACATATAGATGAGACTCTTGATGGAGGTCTTCATCTTATGGGATTTATTGCTTTTGTTATGCTTGTTGCAGCAGGATATGGAAATGTAATAAGAGAAACTGGAGCAGTTCCTGAACTTGTTGAAGGAGTAATTTCTATAATAGGAACAAATAAAATTCTAGGAGCTTTTGTTATGCTTCTTGTAGGACTTTTTGTAACTCTTGGTATAGGAACTTCATTTGGAACAATTCCTATTCTTGCAGTTATTTATTGTCCTCTTGCAATAAGTCTTGGATTCAGTCCAGCAGGAACAGCAATTTTAGTTGCAGCTGCAGGTGCTCTTGGAGATGCAGGATCTCCTGCTTCAGACTCAACACTTGGACCTACAGCAGGTCTTAATGCAGATGGACAGCATCAGCATATATGGGATACTTGTGTACCTACATTTTTACACTATAATATACCGTTAATAATTTTTGGATTAATAGGTTCGCTTGTATTTTAAAAAATCTTTATTTTCTTTATGCAGTTAAAAAAATGAACCAAAAGAAAATAATAATATTTCTTTAAAAAAAGTATTATTTATGATAAAATTTATAGTAAAATAAATTCTGGGAGGCAAAATATAAAATGATTGGAATAGGAATAGTCGGACTTCCAAATGTAGGAAAATCAACTCTTTTCAATGCAATAACTAAAGCGGGGGCAGCAGAGGCTGCTAACTATCCGTTCTGTACTATAGAACCAAATGTAGGAATGGTAACAGTTCCTGATAAGAGAATAGATGAACTTGCTAAGATAATTAATCCTCAAAGAGTTGTTCAAGCAACAGTTGAGTTTGTGGATATAGCAGGACTTGTTGCAGGAGCTTCAAAAGGAGAGGGATTAGGAAATAAATTCCTTTCAAATATAAGAGGAACAGCAGCAATATGTCAAGTTGTAAGATGTTTTGATGATGATAATGTTGTTCATGTAAGCGGAGGAGTAGATCCTATAAGAGATATAAATGTTATAAATGGAGAACTTATCTTAGCTGATATGGAAACAATAGATAAAGCTCTTGAAAAAAATAAAAAACTTCTTGTTACAAAAAATAAAGATGTAATGAAACTTGTTCCTGTGTTAGAAAAATGTCAGGCACATTTAAATGAAGAAAAATTATTAAAGACTCTTAATCTTACAGATGAAGAAAAAGAACTTATAAAAGTTTATCAGCTTCTTACAATAAAACCAATGATTTTTGTTACAAATGTATCTGAAGATGATTTAGCAACAGGAAACGAATATGTTGAAAAAGTAAGAGAATATGCAAAAGGACTTGATTCAGAAGTTGTTATAGTTTCTGCAAAAGTTGAAGAAGAACTTCAAGAAATGGAAGAAGCAGATAAAGAAGAATTTTTAGAAAGTCTTGGTGTAGAAGAGGCTGGTCTTAACAGATTAATAAGAGCAGGATTTAAACTTCTTGGGCTTCAAACTTATTTTACAGCAGGAGTAAAAGAAGTTAGAGCATGGACAATCAATATAGGAGATACTGCTCCAAAAGCAGCAGGAGTTATCCATACAGATTTTGAAAGAGGATTTATAAGAGCTAAAGTTGCAAGCTATGAAGATTTTATAAAATACTCTGGATGGAAAGGAACTCAGGAAGCAGGAGTTATGAGAGTAGAAGGAAAAGATTATGTTGTTCAAGACGGAGATTTAATGGAATTTTTATTTAATGTATAGTAATTTGTTAAGAAAATATACTTGACAAGAAAGTGAAAACCGTGTAGAATAATTGGGTATGATAACATGAGGGGGCTATCTATGAAAATTAAATTATTAGATCTTGACAGAGAGAACATAAAATTTAATTTTTCAGTTTCCAGCTTAGAAGGTGTAGACCTTGAAGGAGAACTTCATATTGAAGGGAAAGCTAAAAGGTTAAATAATGAATACTTTATAGAAGGAAAATATTCAGCTAGAATAAAGACACAATGTGTTAGATGTTTAGAAGAAATTATAGTTGATTTGGGTGAAAAAGAATTTAATGCTAAGTTTTTAAATCCACAGGACTATGAAAGATACTTAGAAACTCTGGCTAAAGCTGCTGAAATGACCGAAGAGGATTATTTTGAGGCAGAAGGTAATGAAATTGATGTCACAGAATTAGTAAGAGAAGAGTTACTTTTAGAGATGCCACAGTATCCTGCCTGCGTTCCGGAATGTAAAGATGATTCTTATTTACAGAAATACAGTAACGACGGAATGGATAGTAGATGGGCACAGTTGTTAGATATAAAAATAAAAAATTAAAATAAGAATTTGTGAGGAGGGGAAACTAAAATGGCAGTACCTAAGAAAAAGACTTCAAAAGCTAAAAAAAATATGAGAAGATCTCACCATGGATTAGCAGCATCTACATTAATCACTTGTGAAAAATGTGGAGCTACAAAAAGACCTCATAGAGTTTGTTTAGAGTGTGGAGATTACAACGGAAAACAAGTACTAAAAACAGCTGATGCTGAATAGTTTTAGTCAAAATAAAAAAAGCAAGTTTAGAAATATAATCTTGCTTTTTTTATTTTTTGGAAAAAATCATAAATTTATTAAAAATTAAAATCGGTGCATATATAAAATGTACCGATTTTTTTTAAAGTGTATAAAAAAGTTATAAAAAGTGTTGACATAAAAAGATATAAATGTTATTATTCATTAACGAAATACATATATTAAATATATATAATTTAACAAGGATATATATAAAAATGATAAATAAAAAAGTAATAGTAGGATTAACAGCTTTAATTTTTTTATTAATTTTTTTCTTAAAACCAAATTATACATTAGTTATTGAAGACAGAGACAAAGGAAGAATATATAATTTTCCTTTAAAAGAAAAAAAATTTTCACTTGGTTATACTCATTCTGTTATGAAAACAGAAGCAGAAGAATTTTTTACAGCAGAAAAAAATAAGAAATTAAAACTTGTAGAAACAGAATATAAATCATATGGAGTTGGTCTTCCTTTTTTGCCAGAAGAGGGAAAGCTAATTATAAGGGACGGAAAGTTTATACTTTATATAAATAGAGAATTTGAAAATATATCAATGGTAATTTCTCCAATAGGAAAACATTTCCTGAGAGTTGATGGTAAAAAATATATGCTTAGTGAGATGCTTGGGGATAAGCCAGTAAAAATATTGTTAACTATTAAAAAAGATTATAGATTTTAGTAACAAGGGGGAGTTTGGTTATGAAACAAGAAGCGGTATTAAATGTGAATTCAGCCATGAATACCAAATCTTCAGAAGTTGAAGAATTGATGGCAAAATATGACAAAGGTTCAAGATACAGAGTACTTTCAGGAACACAGGGAAAAATAGTTTCAGTTCTTTTATTCTGTTTTACAGTTTTTCAACTTTATTATGGAATAAGAGGAGGAATTGATGCACAGATAGCCCGTTCAATTCATCTTGCTTTTGGTCTTACAGCAGTATTCTTTTTATATCCTACAAGTTCAAAAATGGATAAATACAGTTTACATCCTTTTGATTGCTTTTTGGGAATTCTTGCAGGAGCATGTTGTCTGTATGTTGTAATTTTCTTTGAAGACATTGTAATGAGACAAGGGCTTATAAATGGAATGGATATGATTGTAGGAGGAATTGCTGTTCTTCTTGTTCTTGAAGCTGCAAGAAGAATGATAGGGCTTCCTATGGTGGTTATATCTCTTGGATTTATACTCTATGCTCTTCTTGGAAGAAGTATTCCAGGAGCTCTTGGGCATAGAGGCGTAAGTCTTGAAGGGCTTGTACAACATCTTTTCTATACAACAGAAGGAATTATGGGACTTCCCATTCAAGTATCTTCAACATTTATATTTATTTTCCTTTTATTTGGTGCATATCTTGAAAAAACAGGAATGGGAGAATTTTTCATAGATCTTGCAAACTCAGTAGCAGGAAGTTCACCTGGAGGTCCTGCAAAAGTTGCTGTTATTTCAAGTGCATGTATGGGAACTTTATCAGGAAGTTCTGTGGCAAATGTTGTTGGAACAGGAAGCTTTACTATTCCAATGATGAAAAGACTAGGATATAAAGGAGAATTTGCAGGAGCAGTAGAAGCTACAGCTTCTACAGGAGGACAGTTAATGCCACCTATTATGGGAGCAGCAGCTTTTCTTCTTGCAGAAATAACAGGAACACCTTATTCAAAAGTAATACTTGCAGCAGCAATACCTGCAGTTTTATATTATCTTGGTGTATTTATAGGAGTTCATTTTGAAGCAAAAAAATTAGGGCTAAAAGGACTTCCTAAAGAAGAAATTCCTAAGTTTTCAGTTGTAATGAAAACAAGAGGACAGCTTATTATCCCTATATTTGTTGTAATAGGACTTTTAAGCAGTGGATGGTCTCCTATATATGCAGCTCTTGGGGCAGTTGCTTCTACAATTATATGTGCAGCTATAAAAAAAGAAACAAGACTTTCTTTTATGGATATAATTCAAGGAATGGTAGCAGGAGCAAAAAGTGCTTTAACAGTAATAGCAGCTTGTGCTTGTGCAGGAATTATTACAGGAGTTGTAACTAAAACAGGTCTTGGTCTAAAAGTAGGTTCAATACTTGTTGGAATTGCAAATGGAAATCTTATACTTACTCTTTTCTTTACAATGATAACATCACTTATACTTGGAATAGGAGTTCCTACAACAGCAAACTATGTAATAACATCAACTATAGCAGCACCTGCAATTCTTCTTATAACAGATGCAGCAGGAGTTCCTGTAGTTCCTGTTCTTGCAGCTCATTTATTTGTGTTCTACTTTGGTATAATAGCAGATGTAACTCCTCCTGTATGTCTTGCAGCAGTTGCTGCAGCTGGAGTAGCAAAATCAGAACCTATGGAAACAGGAATGCAGGCGACAAGACTTGCTATAGGTGCTTTCCTTATTCCTTATATGTTTGTAATAAGTCCTGATTTAATAATGATAAATCCTGGTCCAACAGTAATATCAAGTATAATAACAGCTATAATTGGAATATGTTGTGTATCAATAGGACTTACAGGATTCTTTAAAGTAAAAATGAATGTTGTTGAAAGAGTTTTATTTATTGTAGCTGGGCTTTTAACTTTAAAACCTGGATATAAAACAGATCTTTTAGGATTAGTTTTAATAGTAGTTGTTTATTATATTCAAAATAAAAAAATAAAAAATAATAAATAATATTTTAGAGGGGGAAGTTGGTATGAAAAAGATAATTGCAATAATGGCTTTAGCTTTAGGACTTGCAGCATGTGGAGGAAGTGAAAAAGCACCTACAACTTATGTTAATATAGGAACTGGAGGAACGGCTGGAACTTATTATCCATTAGGAGGAGCTTTTGCAGAAATATGGAATACAAATATTGAAGGAGTGAATGCAACAGCAGAATCAACAGGAGCATCAGTAGCGAATGTTAATATGCTTCAAAAAGGTGATATTGATGTAGCAATAATTCAAAACGATGTAGCATCTTATGCTGAAAATGGAGTTGAACTTTTTGAAAATAAAGTAGAAAATATAAGAGGAATGGCAACATTATACAGTGAACCTATTCAATGTATTACAACTGATGGAAGTGTAAAGTCAATATCTGATTTAAAAGGAAAGAAAGTAGCAATAGGAGCTATAGGAAGTGGAGTTTATTGCAATGCTGTGCAAATCCTTGCAGAAGCAGGAATAACTGAAAAAGATTATAAACCTCAATACCTTTCATTTGCAGAAGCAGCAACAGGTTTAAGAGATAGACAAATAGATGCAGCATTTATAGTTGCTGGAGTTCCTACATCAGCAATAGTTGACCTTGCTACTCAAAGAGATGTAAAAGTTGTCAATCTTGATAAAGAACTTGCAGATAAATTAAAAGCTAAATATTCTTATTATACAGATTATGAAATCCCTGCAGGAACTTACAGTACGCAAAAAGAAGATGCTCAAACTCTTACAGTACAATCTATGCTTGTAGTAAGCTCTAAATTATCAGAAGATATGGTTTACAATATGCTTAAATCTATGTATGAAAATACAGATAGAATTAAAGCAGCTCATAAAGTAGGAGAATTTATTAAAGAGGAAAGTGGACTTGAAGGAATGAGTATAACTCTTCATCCAGGTGCAGAAAAATATTTTTCTGAAAAAGGAATAAAATAAATAAAATAAATAAAAAAAGAGGAGGTAGTTCTAAGCTATCTCTTTTTTTATAGTTATTA
This genomic interval carries:
- the ychF gene encoding redox-regulated ATPase YchF; the protein is MIGIGIVGLPNVGKSTLFNAITKAGAAEAANYPFCTIEPNVGMVTVPDKRIDELAKIINPQRVVQATVEFVDIAGLVAGASKGEGLGNKFLSNIRGTAAICQVVRCFDDDNVVHVSGGVDPIRDINVINGELILADMETIDKALEKNKKLLVTKNKDVMKLVPVLEKCQAHLNEEKLLKTLNLTDEEKELIKVYQLLTIKPMIFVTNVSEDDLATGNEYVEKVREYAKGLDSEVVIVSAKVEEELQEMEEADKEEFLESLGVEEAGLNRLIRAGFKLLGLQTYFTAGVKEVRAWTINIGDTAPKAAGVIHTDFERGFIRAKVASYEDFIKYSGWKGTQEAGVMRVEGKDYVVQDGDLMEFLFNV
- a CDS encoding YceD family protein, with amino-acid sequence MKIKLLDLDRENIKFNFSVSSLEGVDLEGELHIEGKAKRLNNEYFIEGKYSARIKTQCVRCLEEIIVDLGEKEFNAKFLNPQDYERYLETLAKAAEMTEEDYFEAEGNEIDVTELVREELLLEMPQYPACVPECKDDSYLQKYSNDGMDSRWAQLLDIKIKN
- the rpmF gene encoding 50S ribosomal protein L32 encodes the protein MAVPKKKTSKAKKNMRRSHHGLAASTLITCEKCGATKRPHRVCLECGDYNGKQVLKTADAE
- a CDS encoding DUF1850 domain-containing protein; its protein translation is MINKKVIVGLTALIFLLIFFLKPNYTLVIEDRDKGRIYNFPLKEKKFSLGYTHSVMKTEAEEFFTAEKNKKLKLVETEYKSYGVGLPFLPEEGKLIIRDGKFILYINREFENISMVISPIGKHFLRVDGKKYMLSEMLGDKPVKILLTIKKDYRF
- a CDS encoding TRAP transporter permease, with product MKQEAVLNVNSAMNTKSSEVEELMAKYDKGSRYRVLSGTQGKIVSVLLFCFTVFQLYYGIRGGIDAQIARSIHLAFGLTAVFFLYPTSSKMDKYSLHPFDCFLGILAGACCLYVVIFFEDIVMRQGLINGMDMIVGGIAVLLVLEAARRMIGLPMVVISLGFILYALLGRSIPGALGHRGVSLEGLVQHLFYTTEGIMGLPIQVSSTFIFIFLLFGAYLEKTGMGEFFIDLANSVAGSSPGGPAKVAVISSACMGTLSGSSVANVVGTGSFTIPMMKRLGYKGEFAGAVEATASTGGQLMPPIMGAAAFLLAEITGTPYSKVILAAAIPAVLYYLGVFIGVHFEAKKLGLKGLPKEEIPKFSVVMKTRGQLIIPIFVVIGLLSSGWSPIYAALGAVASTIICAAIKKETRLSFMDIIQGMVAGAKSALTVIAACACAGIITGVVTKTGLGLKVGSILVGIANGNLILTLFFTMITSLILGIGVPTTANYVITSTIAAPAILLITDAAGVPVVPVLAAHLFVFYFGIIADVTPPVCLAAVAAAGVAKSEPMETGMQATRLAIGAFLIPYMFVISPDLIMINPGPTVISSIITAIIGICCVSIGLTGFFKVKMNVVERVLFIVAGLLTLKPGYKTDLLGLVLIVVVYYIQNKKIKNNK
- a CDS encoding TAXI family TRAP transporter solute-binding subunit, with the translated sequence MKKIIAIMALALGLAACGGSEKAPTTYVNIGTGGTAGTYYPLGGAFAEIWNTNIEGVNATAESTGASVANVNMLQKGDIDVAIIQNDVASYAENGVELFENKVENIRGMATLYSEPIQCITTDGSVKSISDLKGKKVAIGAIGSGVYCNAVQILAEAGITEKDYKPQYLSFAEAATGLRDRQIDAAFIVAGVPTSAIVDLATQRDVKVVNLDKELADKLKAKYSYYTDYEIPAGTYSTQKEDAQTLTVQSMLVVSSKLSEDMVYNMLKSMYENTDRIKAAHKVGEFIKEESGLEGMSITLHPGAEKYFSEKGIK